The following are from one region of the Spirochaetales bacterium genome:
- the lepB gene encoding signal peptidase I, which yields MNNILTATINRVKANQDNFSWLVPFFVLVVWTIVVFITIFTTGFHPFDLWLVASIIFRLSIIASNLYFLWNLFILENRHLYHTLKTYTGYCILAVYIGFSLPRLSWEMNGLITESRAFMLWVFSSISSLLPLILYFLLWKKKTRLSWGIITEEEAREKKTKFKVQRSMKQMVIENVHVFIQAIIIVILIQHFVFQLYLIPSESMVPSILVNDRALVTKFLSGPSIPLTDWRFPAIQKPHRGSIVVFESPDYKQTSLLKKIFQHFVFLATLSLVDIDLDENHQVRKRFIVKRVIGEPGEKLMMLDDKVYIKIRGESDFIPIDSVDRMGPYAHTDLYDEIKEIRKEIKYIPVTRETREILTAWDNKKKLLSIDILEKDIAYLVDTIQTIRSNGGRELFEYFTMCLEEVRVFNTANPVSRLDVFHGSEIEHFEECEVRSEYHVYKKYFSPDNKEINYSHEPLSPYSLNGKKLSLLFQKLCLEKFKRYLELIVENTLIAAIWEDAALVAILEELNDFYIYIRYYDERNFPEFPAAESQYIPEDHYFLMGDNRYHSYDFRFSAQNEKPTRIDKTDPHSFVYYSMLNPHLLEEKKILGLVVARLWPFSRFGTID from the coding sequence ATGAACAATATCCTTACCGCCACGATCAACCGCGTTAAAGCCAATCAGGACAACTTCTCCTGGCTCGTTCCCTTTTTCGTCCTTGTTGTCTGGACAATTGTCGTATTCATTACCATTTTTACGACCGGGTTTCATCCATTCGACCTCTGGCTTGTCGCATCGATAATTTTCCGCTTGAGTATTATCGCATCGAATCTTTATTTTTTATGGAATCTTTTCATTCTCGAAAACAGGCATCTTTACCATACGCTGAAAACCTATACCGGTTATTGTATTCTTGCGGTTTATATCGGCTTTTCCCTTCCGAGACTTTCGTGGGAAATGAACGGACTGATAACGGAATCCCGCGCTTTCATGCTGTGGGTTTTCAGTTCCATTTCGAGTCTTCTCCCCTTGATACTTTATTTTTTATTATGGAAGAAAAAAACCCGGCTTTCATGGGGGATCATAACGGAAGAAGAGGCGAGGGAGAAAAAAACCAAATTCAAAGTTCAACGTTCCATGAAGCAGATGGTCATCGAAAACGTTCATGTGTTCATTCAGGCAATAATCATCGTTATCCTCATTCAACACTTTGTATTTCAACTCTACCTTATCCCGTCCGAATCGATGGTACCTTCGATCTTAGTCAATGACAGGGCCCTTGTCACGAAATTCCTTTCCGGTCCTTCCATTCCGCTTACCGACTGGAGATTCCCTGCCATTCAAAAACCGCATCGCGGCAGCATCGTCGTCTTCGAAAGCCCCGACTACAAACAAACATCACTGCTGAAAAAAATTTTCCAGCACTTCGTCTTTCTTGCGACCCTTTCTCTTGTCGATATCGATCTTGATGAAAACCACCAGGTAAGGAAGCGGTTTATCGTAAAGCGCGTTATCGGAGAACCGGGTGAAAAACTCATGATGCTTGACGACAAGGTATATATCAAAATACGGGGGGAGTCCGATTTTATACCGATCGATTCCGTCGACCGAATGGGCCCTTATGCCCATACGGACCTCTATGACGAAATAAAGGAAATAAGAAAGGAGATAAAGTACATCCCCGTAACACGGGAAACCAGAGAAATCCTGACCGCATGGGACAATAAAAAGAAACTTCTATCAATCGATATACTTGAAAAGGATATTGCGTATCTCGTCGATACGATACAAACGATCCGGTCAAACGGCGGAAGAGAATTGTTTGAGTATTTCACCATGTGTCTCGAGGAGGTTCGTGTCTTCAACACGGCAAACCCTGTTTCTCGCCTTGACGTGTTTCATGGTTCGGAAATCGAACATTTTGAAGAATGCGAGGTAAGGAGTGAATACCATGTGTATAAAAAATATTTCTCACCCGATAATAAGGAAATTAACTATTCACATGAACCGCTATCACCCTATTCCCTTAACGGGAAAAAACTGAGTCTTCTCTTTCAAAAACTCTGTCTCGAAAAATTCAAACGGTATCTTGAACTTATCGTCGAGAATACATTGATCGCCGCCATATGGGAAGACGCGGCGCTTGTGGCGATCCTTGAAGAATTGAATGATTTTTATATTTACATCAGATATTACGATGAAAGAAATTTCCCGGAATTTCCAGCCGCTGAGAGCCAATATATCCCGGAAGACCACTACTTTCTTATGGGTGACAACAGATATCATTCATACGATTTCCGATTTTCCGCCCAAAACGAAAAACCGACAAGGATCGATAAAACAGATCCGCATTCGTTTGTTTATTACTCAATGCTCAATCCCCATCTGCTGGAAGAAAAAAAGATATTGGGGCTTGTCGTTGCCCGGCTCTGGCCTTTTAGCAGGTTTGGAACAATTGACTAA
- a CDS encoding PT domain-containing protein has product MTKIKVFFIVMLLCIVSLSAFGQKVQYRCGDYNAPLDNQIKPHLTIINTGPTTLYLSRLTARYYYSKDTVSREMFYVDYARIGGGNVTGTFSADYIEIGFTYVAGILYPGQSTGDIQLRLNKVDWSAYNENNDYSYDGSQTSYTDSEKITLYLDGNLIWGIEPGSQEPPAATEPPEIIPAELPTPQPGSMAFIETDGMIVMETESFTGNIAGTGSYADFSWIEQPDSLSSGGIYMYASPNSGISSANSTDAPKMEYLINLTSDNAVWYVWVLRKGFSASDDSCGTGFDDGTKYEWHYGTSWSWSWVKSGQNYNLPAGYHTFNLWMREDGATIDKIILTKDNLYYPTGTGPDETPQEGTEPTPAPTPLPTDVSTPEPTNEPGIVSVALQYKCGDLNISDQHIKPHIHIVNTGTATIELSEMTIRYYYSNESTSGDVFYVDYGAINNNYITEYIANNVTGTFYDGYLEIGFTPEAGVLEPAIDTLEIMVRINKEDWSNYDESDDYSCDISKTTYTDWDQIPVYINGTLVYGQEPSVSTPVPTAEPTAEPTAEPTAEPTAEPTAEPTAEP; this is encoded by the coding sequence ATGACAAAAATAAAGGTATTCTTTATTGTAATGTTATTGTGTATTGTATCGTTATCGGCATTCGGGCAAAAGGTACAATACAGATGCGGTGATTATAACGCACCACTCGATAATCAAATTAAACCCCATTTAACCATTATCAACACAGGGCCAACGACATTGTATCTTTCAAGGCTTACTGCGCGATATTATTATTCAAAAGATACCGTTTCCCGGGAAATGTTTTATGTCGATTACGCCCGTATCGGTGGAGGAAACGTAACGGGTACCTTCTCCGCTGATTATATCGAGATAGGTTTTACTTACGTAGCAGGGATTCTTTATCCGGGACAATCGACCGGAGACATACAGCTGCGATTAAACAAGGTGGATTGGTCAGCTTATAACGAGAACAACGATTATTCATACGATGGATCGCAGACCTCTTATACGGATTCGGAAAAAATCACCCTGTATCTTGACGGAAACCTTATCTGGGGAATCGAGCCCGGCAGCCAGGAGCCGCCGGCGGCAACAGAACCGCCAGAAATAATTCCGGCGGAACTTCCCACTCCCCAGCCGGGAAGCATGGCCTTTATTGAAACGGACGGAATGATTGTCATGGAAACCGAAAGCTTTACCGGAAATATCGCCGGTACCGGTTCCTATGCCGATTTTTCATGGATTGAACAGCCAGACAGCCTTTCAAGCGGCGGTATATACATGTATGCGTCGCCGAACTCGGGTATCAGCTCGGCGAACTCAACCGATGCTCCCAAAATGGAGTACCTCATAAACCTGACATCGGACAATGCCGTATGGTACGTGTGGGTATTGAGAAAGGGATTTTCGGCAAGCGACGACTCATGCGGAACCGGTTTTGATGACGGAACAAAATACGAATGGCATTACGGGACTTCATGGTCATGGTCATGGGTAAAAAGCGGCCAAAATTACAATCTACCGGCAGGATATCATACCTTCAATCTCTGGATGAGAGAAGACGGGGCCACTATCGATAAAATCATCCTTACAAAAGACAATCTTTATTACCCCACCGGCACAGGACCGGATGAAACACCGCAGGAAGGAACCGAACCAACCCCCGCACCGACACCGCTTCCGACAGATGTTTCGACACCGGAACCGACAAACGAACCGGGGATAGTTTCGGTGGCACTTCAATACAAATGCGGCGATCTTAATATATCAGACCAGCATATCAAACCCCACATCCATATTGTCAATACCGGTACAGCGACAATCGAACTATCGGAAATGACCATTCGCTATTACTATTCGAATGAAAGCACCTCAGGTGATGTGTTTTATGTCGATTATGGGGCTATTAACAATAATTATATAACCGAATATATAGCCAATAATGTCACAGGTACATTTTATGACGGGTATCTTGAAATCGGTTTTACACCCGAAGCCGGTGTCCTCGAACCGGCAATCGATACCCTGGAAATCATGGTTCGCATCAATAAAGAAGACTGGAGCAACTATGACGAAAGTGACGATTATTCGTGTGATATTTCAAAGACAACGTATACCGATTGGGACCAAATTCCTGTTTATATAAACGGAACACTCGTTTATGGTCAGGAACCTTCAGTTTCGACTCCGGTCCCGACAGCAGAACCGACAGCAGAACCGACAGCAGAACCGACAGCAGAACCGACAGCAGAACCGACAGCAGAACCGACAGCAGAACCG
- a CDS encoding (deoxy)nucleoside triphosphate pyrophosphohydrolase: MQKVSAAVFVKDGKFLIARRKKGGSLGNKWEFPGGKVEAGETPQEGLVREIHEEFDIAITVGEFIGSHRFSNEDKDYELMAYYTEYLDGELKLHEHQEIRWITLDDFDSFDFAESDRTIVEILKKRHF; the protein is encoded by the coding sequence ATGCAAAAGGTATCGGCAGCTGTATTTGTTAAAGATGGCAAGTTTCTCATCGCCAGGCGAAAAAAGGGGGGAAGTCTCGGAAATAAATGGGAGTTTCCGGGCGGCAAAGTGGAAGCGGGCGAAACACCGCAGGAAGGACTTGTCAGGGAAATACATGAAGAGTTTGATATTGCGATAACAGTCGGGGAGTTTATCGGTTCACACAGATTTTCAAATGAGGACAAAGACTACGAACTAATGGCGTATTATACTGAGTACCTTGATGGTGAACTGAAACTTCATGAGCATCAGGAAATACGATGGATCACCCTGGATGATTTTGATTCGTTCGATTTTGCAGAATCTGACAGAACGATCGTTGAAATACTTAAAAAAAGGCATTTCTGA